Proteins co-encoded in one Vibrio chagasii genomic window:
- a CDS encoding LexA family protein gives MNILPLSPTSMSCSLTSWESPAAEYVELGVSLDSILVNNPNATYLAYANGDSMENVGIYSGDLLVIDRKPQAQHLDTVIVSLNGAFMCKIIDVRQRLLLSANSNCAPIPIRPEDAFSIEGVVIRSIRLHKPLPEFM, from the coding sequence ATGAATATCCTCCCCTTATCTCCTACGAGTATGTCTTGTTCACTCACATCCTGGGAGTCACCTGCTGCGGAATACGTTGAGCTTGGTGTATCACTCGACTCAATTTTAGTGAATAACCCCAATGCAACTTACCTGGCTTATGCAAACGGTGATTCCATGGAGAATGTTGGGATCTACAGTGGGGATCTATTAGTTATTGATAGAAAACCACAAGCTCAACACCTCGATACCGTCATTGTTTCGCTCAATGGTGCATTCATGTGCAAAATCATTGATGTTCGTCAGCGGTTATTGCTCTCTGCGAATTCAAACTGTGCACCTATCCCTATCCGTCCAGAAGACGCATTTTCAATTGAAGGGGTAGTCATACGCTCTATAAGGCTCCATAAGCCTCTTCCAGAGTTCATGTAG
- a CDS encoding DNA/RNA non-specific endonuclease, whose product MKRSIRTLLFIMSTPTVLFAQECVPHLSMGQPGESDVVLCREGYAVGYNEQLKVADWVAYYVTKESVNAYSPRTDYFKLDFEIDPPFRASSFDYNHSGYDRGHLAPAGTIDFSKHSVQQSFLMSNIAPQLPGFNRGGWKGLEQYVRDWSNVYQSLYVVTGPIWDGEESYIGNGVYIPNRFFKVILDPQMNEAIAFILPHRKISTSELPLFITTVDEVETATNLNFFNVIPDSIEEDMEQQHWEMW is encoded by the coding sequence ATGAAGCGCTCGATCAGAACTCTATTATTTATCATGAGTACTCCAACAGTACTTTTCGCTCAAGAGTGTGTCCCACACCTTAGTATGGGCCAGCCAGGAGAAAGTGATGTAGTGCTCTGTCGGGAGGGCTATGCGGTTGGTTACAATGAACAACTCAAAGTCGCTGACTGGGTGGCATACTACGTCACAAAGGAGAGCGTAAACGCATACTCGCCACGCACAGATTACTTCAAATTAGATTTTGAAATTGATCCCCCTTTTAGAGCGAGTAGTTTTGACTATAACCACTCTGGCTATGACCGTGGCCATCTTGCTCCTGCTGGAACCATCGACTTTTCAAAGCATTCGGTACAACAGAGTTTTTTAATGTCTAACATCGCTCCTCAACTTCCTGGCTTCAATCGTGGTGGATGGAAAGGACTTGAGCAATATGTCCGAGATTGGTCAAATGTTTATCAGTCGTTATACGTAGTGACGGGGCCAATATGGGATGGCGAAGAAAGCTACATTGGTAACGGTGTCTACATACCAAATCGATTTTTTAAGGTCATCCTCGATCCACAAATGAACGAAGCCATCGCATTTATTCTACCTCATCGAAAAATTTCAACTTCAGAACTTCCTTTGTTTATCACCACAGTGGATGAGGTGGAGACAGCAACAAACTTAAATTTTTTCAATGTTATACCCGATTCTATAGAAGAAGATATGGAACAACAGCACTGGGAAATGTGGTAA